The following coding sequences lie in one Desertibacillus haloalkaliphilus genomic window:
- a CDS encoding HIT family protein: protein MTCPFCQLDSNIIIYSNDLALATYDLYPVNKGHILIIPKRHVADFFDTTLEEREAINELLEKCKELLGEKYRPDGFNVGINCGEAAGQTVFHVHVHLIPRFHGDMDNPRGGVRGVIPDKRIY, encoded by the coding sequence ATGACCTGTCCATTCTGTCAATTAGATAGCAACATCATCATCTATTCAAACGACCTAGCACTAGCCACCTATGACCTCTATCCAGTGAACAAAGGGCACATCTTAATCATACCAAAAAGGCATGTTGCCGACTTTTTTGATACAACGTTAGAGGAAAGAGAGGCTATCAATGAGTTGTTAGAGAAGTGTAAAGAGCTGTTGGGTGAGAAGTATCGCCCAGATGGATTTAATGTAGGTATTAACTGTGGTGAAGCTGCGGGTCAGACAGTCTTTCATGTACATGTCCATCTGATTCCCCGTTTTCATGGAGATATGGATAACCCGCGAGGCGGGGTTCGGGGTGTGATCCCTGATAAAAGAATCTATTAA
- a CDS encoding helix-turn-helix transcriptional regulator: MSDRLIRLVRIIVLIQSNPGITAKQLSEKCDTTNRTIYRDLEMLSAAHIPITNEGYGKGYVYLRSNQSLNST, from the coding sequence ATGTCAGATCGTTTAATCCGGCTCGTTCGAATCATCGTACTTATTCAATCAAACCCTGGTATTACAGCGAAACAGTTATCTGAGAAATGTGATACAACCAACCGAACTATCTATCGTGATTTGGAGATGTTAAGTGCCGCTCACATTCCGATTACGAATGAAGGCTATGGAAAAGGGTATGTGTACCTTCGATCAAATCAGTCACTTAATTCCACCTGA
- a CDS encoding SMI1/KNR4 family protein, translating into MVENVIWKYSKGKVDESTLSEIERYFNVSFPSFYKEIVREYNGARPRPNAFHTIDGKEVRIRSFLPIGKDYTDNIVNVNKRLKDKLPQQLIAFANDDFGNYFCFDFKDEKEITIVFWEHENSELFQLERDGFLALLGSVR; encoded by the coding sequence ATGGTGGAAAATGTAATCTGGAAATATAGTAAAGGCAAGGTGGATGAATCAACACTTTCTGAAATCGAACGATACTTTAATGTCTCGTTCCCTAGCTTCTATAAAGAAATCGTAAGAGAATATAATGGGGCAAGACCAAGACCGAATGCCTTTCATACCATTGATGGGAAAGAAGTAAGAATTCGTTCGTTCTTACCGATTGGTAAAGATTACACTGATAATATTGTTAATGTTAACAAACGTTTAAAAGATAAACTACCACAACAATTAATTGCTTTTGCCAATGATGATTTCGGTAACTACTTCTGCTTTGACTTTAAAGATGAAAAAGAAATTACTATCGTTTTTTGGGAACATGAAAATTCAGAACTCTTCCAATTGGAGAGGGATGGTTTTCTGGCGTTATTAGGGAGTGTAAGGTAA
- a CDS encoding DUF3427 domain-containing protein, with protein MLPEGVYEEIITDRLKAELEQVENVDIRKEKLDVEEARKMLASYISSITRRALNYVRDDVKDDKEALFKQLETCNEIITVLSERLDDEEFESLQIAEEGEVLTSIYSKWNHSRSLKQEKVIKPVTPLSESSLFTGSHHEPNMLGELQKEIQTSDKIDMLVSFIKWSGLRCIIEQLRDFTENGGELRVITTSYMEASDYKAILELSQLENTEVKISYDVDRTRLHAKAYMFKRNTGFTTAYIGSSNLSNPALTSGLEWNLKVTEKDSFDIIKKFDATFDSYWNDGEFVLFNNKEEKDLKRLKTALNKSKDNENNGPAVLFDIQPYYYQKEILERLQAEREVFGRYKNLLVAATGVGKTVISAFDYKRFIQVHGRRPRLLFVAHREEILKQSRDTFRSILRDFNFGDLFVAGYTPSSLDHLFVSIQSFNSSKLYEKTSTDFYDFIIVDEFHHAAAKSYQKLLTHYTPKVLLGLTATPERMDGKDVLEYFDDTIAAEMRLTDAIDQKLLSPFQYFCVTDTVDLSKLKWSRKGYDIRELENVYTSNKLRSNQIIKGLKKYVTDIDEVKGLGFCVSIEHAKYMANFFNESNIPSIALYGESDRKTREESKSKLVNGDLSFIFVVDLYNEGVDIPEVNTILFLRPTESLTVFLQQLGRGLRLSEGKECLTVLDFVGQAHKNYNFEDKFRSLIGRTKHSVKHYVENGFFNLPKGCFIQLEKQAKDYILRNINETKNSRKNLVSKMKYFEEDTGLSLTLANFLQHYHLSLYDFYGKNGDRSFMQMKVEAGIKDDFEFKNEKVIKKRIPNFFHIDSSTFLTYLIDYLNGNKGSSKNDQIMEAMFYYSFYQKAPEKEGYKSLAEGIGAMLETNEVREELKQILQYNYSTITFVEKENDFTFDCPLKVHSYYSKTQVLAAFEYYNEKQSPTFREGVKYFEDKDLDIFFITLNKSEKDFSPSTLYDDYAINERLFHWQTQSRVAEGSKTAKRYIHHKKNGHTIALFVREYNKENGYTSPFIFLGTAEYVKHSGSKPMSFVWKLKEEMPPHMVQKANKVM; from the coding sequence ATGCTTCCAGAAGGAGTTTATGAAGAAATCATTACAGACAGGTTGAAAGCTGAACTTGAACAGGTTGAAAATGTTGATATTAGAAAGGAAAAGCTGGATGTTGAAGAAGCCAGAAAGATGTTAGCTTCTTATATTTCTTCTATAACAAGAAGAGCGCTAAATTATGTAAGGGACGATGTAAAAGATGACAAGGAAGCATTATTTAAACAACTGGAAACATGTAACGAGATTATCACGGTGTTAAGTGAACGTTTGGACGATGAGGAATTCGAGTCGTTACAGATTGCTGAGGAAGGAGAAGTATTAACTTCGATTTACTCAAAGTGGAACCATTCAAGAAGTTTAAAGCAAGAAAAAGTTATCAAACCAGTCACACCACTATCAGAAAGCTCTTTATTTACAGGCTCACATCATGAACCAAACATGTTAGGAGAATTACAGAAAGAAATTCAAACGTCTGACAAAATAGATATGCTGGTTTCTTTTATTAAATGGAGTGGGCTCCGTTGCATTATTGAACAGCTTCGTGACTTCACTGAAAATGGGGGGGAACTTCGTGTTATTACAACTTCATATATGGAAGCTTCTGATTATAAAGCCATTCTTGAGTTAAGTCAGTTAGAAAATACTGAGGTGAAAATCTCGTATGATGTCGATAGGACAAGATTACATGCAAAAGCATACATGTTTAAGCGAAATACAGGATTCACTACTGCATACATAGGTTCATCTAACTTGTCAAATCCAGCACTGACATCAGGGTTAGAATGGAATTTAAAGGTCACTGAAAAAGATTCATTTGATATCATTAAAAAGTTTGATGCGACGTTTGATAGTTACTGGAATGACGGTGAATTTGTGTTGTTTAATAACAAGGAAGAGAAGGATTTAAAACGGCTCAAAACAGCGTTAAACAAGTCCAAGGATAACGAAAATAATGGCCCTGCCGTATTGTTTGATATTCAACCATACTACTATCAAAAAGAGATTTTAGAGCGTTTACAAGCAGAACGAGAAGTATTTGGCAGGTATAAAAACCTTTTAGTCGCTGCCACAGGTGTCGGCAAAACTGTCATTTCTGCTTTTGATTACAAGCGGTTTATCCAGGTACATGGCCGACGACCTAGGCTGTTGTTCGTTGCCCATCGGGAAGAAATTTTGAAACAAAGTAGAGATACTTTTCGCTCTATCCTTAGGGATTTCAATTTTGGTGATTTATTTGTTGCTGGCTACACCCCGTCTTCATTAGATCATTTGTTTGTTAGTATCCAAAGCTTTAATAGCTCTAAATTATACGAGAAAACATCAACCGACTTTTATGATTTCATAATTGTTGATGAATTCCACCATGCAGCTGCAAAGTCTTATCAAAAGCTTTTAACGCATTATACACCTAAAGTGTTGCTTGGACTAACAGCGACACCAGAGCGAATGGATGGAAAAGATGTTTTAGAATACTTTGATGATACAATTGCAGCAGAAATGAGATTAACCGATGCGATTGATCAGAAGCTATTATCTCCATTTCAATATTTTTGTGTCACAGATACAGTGGATTTATCAAAGCTAAAATGGAGTCGAAAAGGGTATGACATACGGGAATTAGAAAACGTTTATACGTCAAACAAACTACGAAGCAATCAAATTATTAAAGGGCTAAAGAAGTATGTGACTGATATCGATGAGGTTAAAGGCTTAGGTTTCTGTGTCAGTATTGAACATGCAAAATATATGGCTAATTTCTTCAATGAATCTAACATCCCTTCAATTGCCTTATATGGTGAGAGTGATCGTAAAACAAGGGAAGAATCAAAAAGTAAGCTAGTAAATGGGGACCTCTCATTTATTTTCGTTGTTGATTTATATAATGAAGGGGTTGATATTCCTGAAGTCAATACAATTCTATTTTTACGTCCAACAGAAAGTCTCACTGTATTCCTTCAGCAATTAGGAAGGGGTCTCAGACTCTCTGAAGGGAAAGAATGTCTTACCGTTTTAGACTTTGTTGGTCAAGCGCATAAAAATTATAATTTTGAAGATAAGTTTCGTAGCCTCATTGGCAGAACAAAACATTCCGTAAAGCATTATGTGGAAAATGGTTTCTTTAACCTTCCAAAAGGCTGCTTTATTCAATTAGAAAAGCAAGCGAAAGATTATATTCTAAGAAACATCAATGAAACGAAGAACTCAAGGAAAAACCTTGTAAGTAAGATGAAATACTTTGAAGAAGATACCGGCTTATCATTAACACTAGCTAATTTCTTACAACATTATCATTTATCACTTTATGATTTTTATGGAAAAAATGGTGATCGTTCTTTTATGCAGATGAAAGTTGAAGCAGGAATAAAAGATGATTTTGAGTTTAAAAATGAAAAAGTAATCAAAAAGCGGATTCCAAACTTCTTTCATATAGATTCGAGCACTTTTCTTACGTACTTAATTGACTACTTGAACGGTAACAAAGGCAGCAGTAAAAATGATCAGATCATGGAAGCAATGTTTTACTATTCCTTTTACCAAAAGGCACCAGAAAAAGAAGGGTATAAATCATTGGCAGAAGGTATTGGAGCAATGCTAGAAACAAATGAAGTTCGAGAGGAATTAAAGCAAATTTTGCAATACAACTATTCAACGATTACCTTTGTTGAAAAGGAAAATGATTTTACGTTTGACTGTCCCTTAAAAGTACATAGCTACTACTCTAAGACACAAGTACTGGCTGCGTTCGAATATTACAATGAGAAGCAAAGTCCTACTTTTCGAGAAGGGGTTAAATATTTTGAGGACAAGGATCTTGATATTTTCTTTATCACGTTAAATAAATCTGAGAAAGATTTCTCTCCTTCAACATTGTATGATGACTATGCAATCAATGAACGCTTATTTCATTGGCAAACGCAAAGCCGTGTCGCCGAAGGAAGCAAAACAGCGAAGCGATATATTCATCATAAGAAAAACGGCCATACGATCGCCTTATTTGTCAGAGAGTATAACAAAGAAAACGGATATACTTCACCGTTTATATTTTTAGGGACAGCAGAATATGTAAAGCACTCGGGAAGCAAACCAATGAGCTTTGTCTGGAAGTTGAAAGAGGAAATGCCACCACACATGGTGCAAAAGGCGAATAAAGTGATGTAA
- a CDS encoding HNH endonuclease, protein MAIDLDVFEALDLNQQLDVDTNDLQTYELSNGVYSIDDTDHDLVLDNLDKTLYSDSQLEHLQADLDQNTTLTQFEIKDGMYNHDTNSDYIDETLKPEIDGHVEKIDTVNSDLEGTVHPETGVPYESNTVQLADGTFVEGVFPVFDSAFDAIIPAEHFESSPYTHAQIANEQLAAAVAQDPSYESQFNDMQLEQIQDGETPDGYTWHHHEELGKMQLVETEPHEQSAHTGGMSLWGGGYED, encoded by the coding sequence ATGGCCATTGATTTAGATGTTTTTGAAGCACTTGACTTGAATCAGCAACTAGATGTGGATACAAACGATCTGCAAACATATGAGCTGTCTAATGGCGTCTATTCCATTGATGATACAGATCATGATCTTGTTTTAGATAACCTTGACAAGACTTTATATAGTGATTCACAGTTGGAACATTTACAAGCTGACTTGGATCAAAACACGACCTTAACTCAATTTGAAATTAAAGATGGTATGTATAATCATGATACAAATTCCGATTATATCGATGAAACGCTTAAGCCGGAAATTGATGGTCATGTTGAAAAAATTGATACAGTGAATTCAGATTTAGAAGGTACTGTCCATCCTGAGACTGGTGTTCCATACGAAAGTAATACGGTACAACTAGCAGATGGAACATTCGTGGAAGGGGTTTTCCCTGTATTTGATTCAGCCTTTGATGCGATCATCCCGGCAGAACATTTTGAATCTAGTCCTTATACTCATGCGCAGATCGCCAATGAGCAATTAGCAGCAGCTGTTGCACAAGACCCTAGCTATGAGTCGCAATTTAACGACATGCAGCTTGAACAAATACAAGATGGTGAAACACCCGATGGTTATACATGGCACCATCATGAAGAACTCGGAAAAATGCAATTGGTTGAAACAGAGCCTCATGAACAATCAGCTCATACAGGCGGCATGAGCTTATGGGGTGGAGGATATGAAGATTGA
- a CDS encoding DUF4041 domain-containing protein gives MMGNHKWYLSTWFISIWFALSFLIVPLIIGVALLIMQIIENKKVKEEWEESGFGDVVKARQQHDNLIKKNEKIQRDINSNELKLNKLKDEIKEKKGEIIILDEEILNQSFGFYEPKYGFENSEEYKNQLDKIREKQKTMASNKKATNHSNNWTVDGSKKKGEALNNDNIKMVVRAFNNECDAAIVKVKFNNVDTIEKRIRNAYKQLNKLNKKNKIEIKPEYLRLKLDELYLSYEYQVKKEEEKEEQRRLKEQIKEEKRVQMEIEREKKKLEKDEQHFNNAIEQYKMKLENADEEMKTEIETKIHEIKEKLAYIHEEKQAVDYREQNAKAGYVYIISNIGSFGENIFKIGMTRRLEPLDRVNELGNASVPFGFDVHAMIFSEDAPKLENALHKAFEYAQVNKVNPRKEFFNVTLDEIAKTVKENHNKTVEFTKLAEAEEYRKSLKINNSEQTERMQLI, from the coding sequence ATGATGGGGAATCATAAGTGGTACCTTTCAACTTGGTTTATTAGTATATGGTTTGCTTTATCATTCTTGATTGTTCCTCTAATTATAGGTGTAGCATTATTAATTATGCAGATAATTGAAAATAAAAAAGTAAAAGAAGAGTGGGAAGAAAGTGGTTTTGGAGATGTTGTAAAGGCAAGGCAGCAACATGATAATTTAATAAAGAAGAATGAGAAGATACAGAGGGATATAAATTCCAACGAATTAAAACTAAACAAATTGAAGGATGAAATTAAAGAGAAAAAAGGCGAAATTATTATCTTAGATGAAGAAATTCTTAACCAATCATTTGGCTTTTATGAACCAAAGTATGGGTTTGAAAATTCGGAGGAATATAAAAATCAACTTGATAAAATTAGAGAAAAACAAAAAACGATGGCTTCCAATAAAAAAGCAACAAATCATTCAAATAACTGGACAGTAGATGGTAGTAAAAAGAAAGGTGAGGCTCTTAACAATGATAATATAAAAATGGTTGTTAGAGCATTCAATAATGAATGTGATGCCGCCATAGTAAAAGTAAAATTTAATAATGTAGATACTATAGAGAAGAGAATTAGAAATGCTTACAAGCAACTAAATAAATTGAATAAAAAGAACAAAATTGAAATTAAACCAGAGTATTTAAGGTTAAAACTAGATGAGTTATACCTTTCATATGAATACCAGGTTAAGAAAGAGGAAGAGAAGGAAGAACAAAGAAGACTGAAAGAGCAGATTAAAGAAGAGAAGCGTGTGCAAATGGAAATTGAGCGTGAAAAGAAAAAGCTTGAAAAAGATGAACAACATTTTAATAATGCTATTGAACAATATAAGATGAAGCTAGAAAATGCTGACGAGGAAATGAAAACAGAGATTGAGACTAAAATTCATGAGATTAAAGAAAAGTTAGCATATATCCATGAGGAGAAACAAGCAGTTGATTATAGAGAGCAAAATGCTAAAGCAGGCTATGTATATATCATTTCAAATATTGGGTCATTCGGTGAAAACATTTTCAAGATAGGAATGACACGTCGACTAGAGCCATTAGACCGTGTTAATGAGCTAGGAAATGCTTCTGTCCCATTTGGTTTTGATGTTCATGCAATGATTTTTTCCGAAGATGCACCAAAATTAGAAAATGCACTTCATAAGGCGTTTGAATATGCTCAAGTAAACAAAGTAAACCCGAGAAAAGAGTTCTTTAATGTAACACTTGACGAAATCGCTAAAACTGTAAAAGAAAACCACAATAAAACAGTTGAATTTACCAAATTGGCAGAAGCAGAAGAATACAGAAAGTCGCTTAAGATTAACAATTCAGAGCAAACTGAAAGAATGCAGTTGATCTAA
- a CDS encoding WYL domain-containing protein: protein MCTFDQISHLIPPDFYTAYEKVMATHQKEKKDLQTVLEQMVSVIQMGTPAYQEEKSNFLSPVIQAIVHAKSLEVTYHTQSRNVTTTSVLDPYYLIPRDHRFYLIAFCREKNKFLTFRMSRFLDVKQTGETFEKKELNFKDYFNHTWSIIKGSDKIHFKVLFNKNIARYIKEEELFVKPKLTEREDGSQLFEVTLNHDREFLQWVMQYGTDAEIIEPVEFRERNERDA, encoded by the coding sequence ATGTGTACCTTCGATCAAATCAGTCACTTAATTCCACCTGATTTTTATACAGCCTATGAAAAAGTCATGGCCACTCATCAAAAGGAAAAGAAGGATCTACAAACCGTCTTGGAGCAAATGGTGTCAGTAATCCAAATGGGGACACCTGCGTATCAAGAGGAAAAAAGTAACTTTTTATCACCAGTGATTCAAGCGATTGTTCATGCAAAGTCTCTTGAAGTAACCTATCATACACAAAGTCGCAATGTCACAACGACAAGTGTTCTTGACCCTTATTATCTCATTCCTCGCGATCATCGCTTTTATTTGATTGCTTTTTGTCGTGAGAAAAATAAGTTTCTTACGTTTAGAATGAGCCGCTTCCTTGATGTCAAACAAACAGGTGAAACATTCGAGAAGAAAGAGCTGAATTTTAAAGACTATTTTAACCATACGTGGTCGATTATCAAAGGGAGCGACAAGATTCACTTTAAGGTGTTGTTTAACAAAAATATCGCACGCTACATAAAAGAAGAGGAGCTGTTTGTGAAGCCTAAGTTAACCGAAAGAGAAGATGGAAGCCAATTATTTGAAGTAACGTTAAACCATGACAGAGAGTTCCTACAATGGGTGATGCAGTACGGCACGGATGCAGAAATCATTGAGCCAGTCGAATTTCGCGAAAGAAATGAGAGAGATGCTTAA
- a CDS encoding DUF262 domain-containing protein produces the protein MKASETNLQSIIEGTKQYIIPMFQRTYSWNEKQWKQLWEDILDLIEDEQSTSHFIGSIVSIPVNANTHGVQQFLVIDGQQRMTTLLILLAAIRDTAEKQVDKNLSDEIHHTLLINGFKSGEEKYKFLPTQVDKEHFKRILNKEPLDGIKDSLIVKAYEYFVKKLNEVAESLTTIKNTLTTNLAIVSIVLSTEDNPYLVFESLNAKGQPLTQADLIRNYLFMRIPADDQDDYYNRYWLPIQEELGEYLTEFVRHFLLGININVKKNDVYVKFKEKIDGQDVKEFLKKIANLASYYAKLLYPDKEDNKDIRNLLKRINDFEAKTAYPFLLYIYHDYKKGKYDEKQFRNILTIIENFLVRRFVCNVDSKALNKIFASLYNQISTHESEDSLSELMGYLQNRGYPKDPEVKSSLKENHLYGQGDRRKKGAFILKIIENSYSHKEKANLSKATIEHIMPQTLTEKWIEELGENAEYVHSVYLHTLGNLTLSAYNTELSNEPFSVKRKYYKDSNIFLNKKISEFEKWNQINIEERANVLINKFLEIWPYFGKPENEMKKVTGSSPRLLIIHQQSYPVNTWREVMEKTIMAIYEQDIKKYKKLMEKNSGFLSMDGIEMRAAKKLPNGHYLEANLSAKAIYNFCLKIFEEAGYNRDDWQVEIEHK, from the coding sequence ATGAAAGCAAGTGAAACAAATCTTCAATCAATTATTGAAGGTACTAAACAGTATATTATACCAATGTTTCAACGTACATATAGTTGGAATGAGAAACAATGGAAACAACTTTGGGAGGATATTCTAGACTTAATTGAAGACGAACAAAGCACATCCCATTTTATTGGTTCAATAGTTTCTATTCCGGTTAATGCAAATACACACGGTGTTCAACAGTTCTTGGTTATTGATGGCCAGCAAAGAATGACTACATTACTTATTTTACTTGCCGCAATAAGAGATACTGCAGAGAAACAGGTGGATAAAAATCTGTCTGATGAGATACATCATACATTGCTAATAAATGGTTTTAAATCGGGAGAGGAAAAATATAAGTTCCTTCCAACTCAAGTTGATAAAGAACATTTTAAAAGAATATTAAATAAGGAACCATTGGATGGTATAAAGGATTCATTAATTGTTAAAGCGTATGAATATTTTGTCAAAAAGTTAAATGAAGTCGCTGAAAGTTTAACTACAATAAAAAATACTCTTACTACGAACCTTGCTATAGTAAGTATTGTTCTATCTACGGAGGACAATCCTTATCTAGTTTTTGAAAGTTTAAATGCTAAAGGTCAACCTTTAACACAGGCCGACTTAATCAGAAATTATTTGTTTATGAGGATTCCTGCAGATGATCAGGATGATTATTATAACCGTTATTGGTTGCCAATCCAGGAAGAGTTGGGAGAATACTTGACTGAATTTGTTCGGCATTTTCTCCTGGGTATAAATATTAATGTGAAGAAAAATGATGTTTACGTTAAATTTAAAGAAAAGATAGATGGACAGGATGTAAAGGAATTTTTAAAGAAAATTGCAAATCTCGCGAGTTACTATGCTAAGTTACTCTACCCAGATAAAGAGGATAATAAAGATATCAGGAACCTATTAAAAAGGATTAATGATTTTGAAGCCAAGACAGCATATCCTTTTTTATTGTACATCTATCATGATTATAAAAAGGGTAAGTATGATGAAAAGCAATTCCGTAACATTTTGACTATTATTGAAAATTTCTTAGTAAGACGTTTTGTTTGTAATGTTGATTCTAAAGCATTAAACAAAATTTTTGCATCTCTATACAATCAAATTAGTACTCATGAATCTGAGGATTCTCTTTCTGAACTTATGGGCTATTTACAGAATCGAGGTTATCCAAAAGATCCAGAGGTGAAATCTTCCTTAAAAGAAAACCATCTATATGGACAGGGAGATCGTCGCAAAAAAGGAGCATTCATATTAAAAATAATTGAAAATTCCTATTCTCATAAAGAAAAAGCAAATCTATCAAAAGCTACAATTGAGCATATTATGCCTCAAACGTTAACTGAAAAATGGATTGAAGAGTTAGGTGAGAATGCGGAGTATGTACATTCTGTTTATTTACATACTTTAGGAAATCTTACACTTTCTGCATATAATACAGAATTATCAAATGAGCCATTTAGCGTAAAAAGAAAATATTATAAGGATAGTAATATCTTTCTTAATAAAAAAATAAGTGAATTTGAAAAATGGAATCAAATAAATATTGAAGAACGTGCAAACGTGCTAATAAATAAGTTTCTGGAAATATGGCCCTATTTCGGAAAACCGGAAAATGAAATGAAGAAAGTAACTGGAAGTTCACCCAGGTTGTTAATAATTCATCAACAGTCTTATCCTGTTAACACGTGGCGAGAAGTGATGGAAAAAACAATCATGGCGATATATGAGCAAGATATTAAAAAATATAAAAAACTAATGGAGAAAAATTCAGGATTTTTATCAATGGATGGTATAGAAATGAGAGCAGCAAAAAAATTACCAAATGGGCACTACCTGGAAGCTAATCTTAGTGCAAAAGCAATTTATAACTTTTGCTTAAAAATATTTGAAGAAGCCGGTTATAATAGAGATGATTGGCAAGTTGAAATTGAACATAAATAA
- a CDS encoding nucleoside triphosphate pyrophosphohydrolase has protein sequence MPLYNKLVRDKIPEVIEEAGKLCRTRILDDNEYIKELQAKSREELEEYMSESDDKKAVEELADLLEVMHALAAVHGFSMAEIEKIRAEKAEKRGGFQDKVFLIDVEDD, from the coding sequence ATGCCATTATACAATAAATTAGTTCGTGATAAAATTCCTGAAGTGATTGAGGAAGCTGGCAAGCTGTGTCGTACGAGAATTTTAGATGATAACGAGTACATAAAAGAATTACAGGCAAAGAGCCGTGAAGAGTTAGAAGAGTATATGAGCGAAAGTGATGACAAGAAGGCTGTTGAGGAACTTGCTGATTTGTTAGAGGTCATGCATGCGCTAGCAGCTGTTCATGGTTTTTCAATGGCTGAAATTGAAAAGATCAGAGCGGAGAAGGCTGAAAAGCGTGGAGGCTTTCAGGATAAGGTGTTCCTGATTGATGTTGAAGATGACTAA